CTAGAGCGCTTTTACGTTAAGCGTTAAATCTACCTACCTTTTTCCAGCTTGAAACGTCCAATCCCGGCTTTCATACTTACGTTTAAGTGCTTCAGCTAGTTTAAGCTCCTCCTCGTTCAACCCTTCCTCCACCAGTTTAACGTTTAACGCTTCACTAAACCCTTTCACCACGGCGTTTATGACTTCGTTTAAACGGCATCGTCCAAGCTCCCAACCAATAGTGGTCATCCGTAGCTTGAAGTTGTTAGCCTTAAAGCCAGGAGGCACCTTAATAGTGTCAAGCCAAGCTTCAGGGTCTAGGCCTAGTAGTAGCGTACCGTGCTGAAGCAAGGCCTTCCCGGTTCTCCTCTGCGCGCTACCCGAAATCTTCCTACCGTTTACTAGTACGTCGCTTCCACCGCCCCTTAAATAGCATAATTCAGCCCTATCCGAATCGTGAGTACCTCTAACGTTCGCGTTTAAACCTAGGTTCCTTAAACCGTAGACTAGCCCCGTAGCTATGGCTATTGAGGAGGAGAACAAATCCCTAGGTAAGCCTGGGAAATTCTCATGGATCACTACGCTATAGGTAAGCTCTAAGCCTTCGGCGTGGAGTAATGCTCCACCGCCGGTTATCCTCCTAACGAGGTCGTAACCACGCCTCTTAACGCCTTCAAGGTTAACCGCTTCCTCTACGCTTTGAGCATAGCCAATACTAACCGCTGACGGCTTCCACATGTAGAGTCTTAACGTATCTAAGCCTAGTTTAGGGCGAAGCGTAAGTATGGCTTCGTCGATAGCCATGTTCTCCGAGCCTCTCAACGGCCCATGAACGATTAGCCTCATACACCTATCCAAACGCTTAACACCGAGGCCCTACTAATACGTGGGAGGCTGAAAAGTGGAGGGCTCCCGGTTTTTTAAGGCTGTATGAAGCCATTATAACGGCTCAGGTCTGGTGTCATCTCTCACCGATCGACAATACCTGCCTTCTTCATCGCCTAGGGGACTCTAGGCGAGGACCTTAATAAGGGTAGCGAAAGCCTTTTTAAGCGGGTTATAGCCTATGGCTGGTTTAACGTAGCCTAGAGTTCAGCTGGAGAAGCTATAGGCTTTAGCGGTGAGGCGTCAATGCTTCACCGGTACGCTTAAAAACGGTAATAGTTAACTGATTCGTAGCGATTAAATGCTTAATGCTTTAAGCACGTTAGTCTTCGGGGGTACGCCTTTGAAGCTGTTAGTATTATCCGATGCGCATGGAAACATATTCTGGGTTAGGAGGGCTTTAAACTACCTTGAAAGGCTGGACGTAGACGCTATAACATACTCGGGCGATTCCTTAGACGAAGAGATCGTCCTCGAACTCGCTAAGGCGAAGGTACCGGTTTTCGCCGTACCGGGTAATATGGATAGCGTAGTTGAACTGGAAGCTAGTGAAAGGGTTGGGATAAGCGTTCACGGGAAGGTTGCTTCCTTTAAGGGCTACGTGTTTACGGGTGTTGGAGCCGTAAACTTTAACTTGGCTGAGAAAACCGTGAGGGATGAACTCGGGAAAAGGCTTCATAATCCTGGGAGGCTAATCCTAGTTACGCATTTCCCTCCTAAAGGTACTAGGGCTGATGTAGCTTTCTATAGGGTTCATATCGGTAGCTTAACCGTTAAACGGTTGATAGAAGACTTTAAACCGGTACTTTGTGCCTGCGGCCACGTACATGAAAGTAGGGCTATCGATACTCTAGGCGAAACCCTTATCGTTAACCCTGGACCAGTAAAGCATGGTTTTGGAGCGCTCGTAGACCTAGACGGGAAGAAAGCCGAACTCGTGGAAATCGATTAGCCCCCTAATACCTTAGTCGGTATTGCGTTAACCGTTAGCGGAGGCGTTAAACCTTTTTACCTTTGTAAAGGATGGTGTGGGCGGGATAGGCTTAAGTGTTTAAGCCTTGAATCGATCAAGTAATACTTAGGTATTACCCGGAGCTATTTGTCTTTAATCAAGTGGTTTACGTTAAGTATACCCGCACTTTTCTCCATCTATGGTGGTTATGGCTCTTACATTTACTTGTTTTAAGTGCGGCTTCGTGCTTCAAAGGTACGAGGTTAAAAAGCTCCTTATGGCCTACCATTTTCCAGCCGCTAAGGATGTCCTTAATAAGTACGGTGCGCGTTGCCCCCGATGCTTAAAGCCGTTAAACCATGGACCTGTTAAGATCGTAGTTACGCTAAACAACGTTAAGAACGGCGGTAAACGGCGTCGAAGATAGCGCCTAATAAGCTTAACCCTCCCCTTTATCTTAAAGCCTTTACTTATCGTAAAGGCCTAAGGTGGTTCGTGGGCGCTTGCCGCTCCCCGTATTTAGGAGGGTTCCTTCTAATCCGCTCATAAGCCCTGACCCGAGGCATAGCTGGGAGTCCCTTTGCACCTTTAACCCTGGCGCCGTAGAGCTTGAAGGAAGGATCTACATACTATATAGGGCGATGGGTTCTGATAGGACGTCGACCATAGGCTTAGCCATTAGTGGGGACGGGCTTCACGTAGATGAAAGGTTGGAGGAGCCAATATACGTTCCACGTGAGGAGTTTGAACAAAAGCTGGGCCAAGGCCATTCAGGCTGTGAGGATCCGCGGGTTGTAAGGGTTCACGATAAGCTCTACATGTTCTATACGGCTTACGACGGCTTAAACCCTCCTAGAGTCGCTGTAACGTCGATAAGTATAAACGACTTTATTAAGGGTGAATGGAATTGGCTTCCTCCTAGGCTAGTTTCTCCTCCTAGGATAGATGATAAGGATGCTTGCATAATCCCCGAGGAGGTGAAAGGTAACTATTTCTTCATCCATAGGGCTGGCGGTGTAAACATGGTTTACGACTACGTTAAATCCCCTGACTCCATTGAGCCTGATAGGCTTAAATGCAACCCGCTCCTAAAGCCTAGGCCCCACTTATGGGATGAGGTTAAGGTCGGTTTGGCATCCCCACCCATAAAGACTAGTTTAGGTTGGCTTACGTTCTACCACGGTGTTTCACGTAACTACGTTTATAGGGTTGGCGCAATACTCTTAGACCTTAACGATCCGTGTAGGGTTATCGCTAGAACTAAGGAAGCTCTTCTAGAGCCTTCCGCCGACTATGAGAAGCTGGGCTACGTGAATAACGTCGTCTTTCCATGCGGCTCCGTGTTAAGGGGTGAAACCATCCTCCTCTACTATGGAGCGGCAGATACCTACGTATGTGTAGCTACCGCAAACCTGAACGAGGTACTTTCAGCTCTAAGCGAAGTTAAGGAGGGTTGTTAGAAAGAACCTGGCTAGTCCTTAAGCGTTAATCCATGTGGATCTCAAAGTGGTTAAGGAATTACTCACGGTCTCAAAAGGAGAAGGTTAAGCTTATCTTTTAACCTACGCTTCTAGTGGAGTTTCGAGTGGAGGAGTTCTTAATCGGCTAGGTTGAGGCCGGTATTTCCGTTGGAGGCTTGAGTAATCCTAGCGCGCTTGGTTGATGGCGTCTATCGTGCTTAATACCTTAAGCGTACCGCTTTCATCCTTCAGTGTCCTTAATCCCGTTCTCCGTTATGGCGAAGACTACTTCACCCTCCGGTAGGTGGGGGCTATCGACTAGTTTAGCTATACGGCGTTCACCCTTACTCTTACGTAGCCATATACGCGCGCCTGGGGCATGCGCTAGTACGTGTCCTCCAACGGCGGTGGTAGCTTCACCGAAGAATACTTCGGGCCTAGCCATAACTTGGTTGGTTACGACGACGGCTATACCGAAGGCGTCCGCTAACCTTGCTAGGTCGTGTAGATGCCTATTAAGCTTCTGCTGCCTAGCGGCTAACGCTTCACGCCCCGGGTATTCGGCCCTGAAGTGGCCTGTTACACTATCGACGACTAGTAGCTTTACGTTCTCTTTGGGGGCTAGCTCCTTAACCTTATCGACTAGTAGCATCTGATGGTCGCTGTTAAAGGCGCGGGCGTACGTAATGTTGCGTAGCGCTTCCCGTTCATCTAATCCTAGCGCTTTAGCCATCTGTATAATGCGTTCAGGCCTAAACGTACCCTCGCTATCTATGTAGATGGCTCTACCGCTTAAACCGCCACGTTCAGGCGGTAGTTGGACGTTTACGCATAGCTGATGGCATATCTGCGTTTTACCGGTTCCGAACTCGCCGTAGAACTCCGTTATACTCGATGTTTCAACGCCCCCACTTAGAAGTGAATCTAAAGCTTTACTATTCGTGGTTATCTTGAAGACCCTTAACCTCGCCTGGTAGACTTCTTCAGCAGTCTTAAATGTTAGGTCAAGGCTTTGTAGGGCCGCTTGTATAATCCTTTGAGCCGTGGTTAACGGTAGGCCTGTTATCGCGGCTAGCTGGTGTGCAGGTGCAACAGCTATACTTTCAAGTGTCGTATAGCCAGCTGCCTCAAGCTTCTCAGCGGTAGCTGGGCCTACGCCGGGTAGATCGGTAAGCTTCTCAATCCTCTCGGTCTTCGACATCAACAAGAATTAGATGCCTCACCCTTTTAGGGTTTACTACTCTAGTTCCGGTACGTCTTAAAGCGCTAGGTGGTAGAACTAAACGTCGCCCTCCTGCACTCACTTCGTACAAGTGTTAAAGTTTAAACTAATAGCTGGAATTTTAAGGGGTTCTCTAGAACCCTATTCGTCATGTTGGCGTAGACACTTAAGGCCGCGAAGGTGTTTGCTGAAAGGCTTAAGAGTAGGTTTGCGGCGGTCGCGTAACCGGCCCCTATGCTTCCGAGTGCGGGCCCAACGCTTAAAAGGGAGCCTTCAACAGTTATGCCTACATCCGCCGCCGTCATCATCAGCGTTATGGCGTCACCCATAAGCTTACGGGTAGAAACCTGAAACCTCCTCTAGGCTTAATGGCTGAAGGCCGAGCGCGACTGGAAGCCTACGTGCAAGTTCAACGGCGAGGACGCTAACGGTGAGGAAGAAGCCGTATATTAAAACTGTGTCGCGAACGTGTAAACCGTACTCACGGAATGACTTGCTTAAAGGGCTATTGAAGACTACCGTGCCAACGTAGTAGCCTAAAGCGCATAAAGACCATCCGAGCGTTAAAGAGTTAAGCTTCATAACCCTTAAAGGTTAGCCGGAGGCTAAAAAGGGCCCTCTTGAAGCATATAAAGGAGCTTAAAGGAGCTAGAGGTTATTCCTATAAGCCTTAGAGAGGAAATTTGCAAGGATGATGGGGATGGAGAAATACTTAAGCATTCTTTCTCGATGCCTCCCAATAAGAGGAAAGAGCGCACTAAAATCTTCACTGGCTTAACAATAGTAAGTCCATTAATGAAGCCGCTTTTTTGTGGAAGAATAGTGGAGTCGAAACGATGAAGACTAAAGGATTCAAGAATGAAGGTGAAACGAATAGATGAGGTATAAAGCGTAAAGATAATAGCGGGATAAAGCCTTTCACATACTATTTTAACATCCAAAGCGCGAAGCTAGATGAGTTGAAACATACTTAACCGTACAACGGCACTACAGTTTCGCGGAAAGGAAAAATGTAATACTTTTTATCTTAGATTTCCATTCGAAAACTCTACGCTTTGCTTACAGTAGTCCCTGTTTAGAAAGGCTTTTTATGGTGAAAGGGAAATACTATTGATGATGGATGTTGAAGGGGGTTGTGAATCGTTCTCATGTTTTACTCCTTAGTATTTTACCCTTAAACCTTTAGCGAATACACCTTTAACGCTAAAGCTTATGAGGAAGGAGGCGCCTCGTTTCTAGGCTATGAGGAAGGTAAATGGTAGAATAGCTGGAGCCCTAATATTCGTAGGGGTAGCCCAATTCATCCTAAGCATGTTGATTGCCGAGTGCCTTTACCCTAACTACAGCGTCTCTGAAAACTATATAAGTGACTTAGGAAGGCTAAGCGCAGCATCCGCCCCGATTTTTAACTCTTCAATAGTTATATTAGGCTTAACCGTTGTAACTGGCGCCTACTTTTTAAGGGAAGTCGTTCGAAGCAAAGCCTTCCTCGGCCTTCTAATTTTATGTGGCGTAGGGGTTATGGGGGTCGGGATATTCCCGGAGGACTTCGGCGTAATTCACTTCATAGCCTCCTTAACGGCCTTTTTATTTGGCGCGCTATCAGCCATAGCCTCCTATAGGTTTCAGAAGCCACTACTATCCTACTTTGCGGTCGTTTTAGGTGTAACTTCGTTAACAGCGTTAATTCTATTCGGGCTAGGAGCTTATTTAGGCCTTGGTAAGGGCGGAATGGAACGGATGATAGCTTACCCCGTACTATTATGGGCGTTAGGATTCAGCGGCTATTTAATGAGGGGGTGAAAGGGGTTGATTTTCTTCACTATTTAAGCTTGAAGGGTTTTTCTGTTTTCCGCCCCATGGTTTATCCCGTCGAGCTCTAGGCCTCGTTAAGGATGCCCTAGCTATAGACGTATAGCTCGCTTAAACAGTTCACTACGGGAATCGTTAAACCGAACTAGCCTTAAGCCTAAAGTTTTAGGCTTTCCGTCAATTCCTTGTAGCCGAGATGAAAGTTAAGGTTTGTTTAGAAGAATCCCTTCTTTTTACGCCTTTAAAAAAGCTTACGCCAGTCTTTCATGGGTATTAACGTAAACGGGGTGTGTACGTGAATTTCAGATACTGAAACCTCACTGTTGTATCGTCATCTTTTAGAGTTACATCCACGCTTAAGTCCTTTACGTTCCTTCCATCCACTACGACTATCGGATGGCCTCCATAGTCTTACATAAGGCTTGCTATCTTCTAGAACTTCCCGAGGAAAATAGTCCCTTTCCCTATCGATAATGACCTCGACTAACCTATGGGGCTAATCCTTTTTCCCTTGAGCTTATCTTTTTTCTTGATGCAAACGCGCTCGCTACGGTATTTTTACGTCTTTGAACTTTTCGCTAGCTTGCTGTCCGGCTACCCCCCAATTCTCCATTGGATCCTCGTGGATTACGACTTCAACAGCCTCCATTGGGATACCTAACGTAGTGAAAACCTTAGTTACGCCCTCTATCACCTTTTTCTTAGCCTCGTTCGAAAACCCCTTCCACACGTATACGTGAACTATCGGCATGATTCAACCTCCACCCATAATATATGGAAATTATTATGTGCCCGTAAAGCTTTTCTGTTTAACTTATTCTTCTCGTTTACCCGTTCTTGGTTTATGGACTGAAGGCTTATACGCAGGCTTCTATGAGCGGATTACTCATGGTTTTAGGCTGAGGATACCTTTAAAGGCGTTTATCGGGCTTCCATCCTTAATTAGGGCTACGTTAAATTAACCTACACCACTAGCGGAAAACGAATCTTAACGCCTTTACAACCTATGAAAGCATATAAGCTTCTAACCCTAGGTTATGAGTGGATGGGTTTATGATGTTATCCTCCAGCGATAAGCTTCAAGAGCGAAACCTAGCTTTAAGGCTGTCAAAGCTACTGTCTAACTTCATCCCCGGCTATAACCCTTACGACTATGAAGGGCGGGTTATAGTCGAAGTGGCGGCGGAGGATGCTAAAAGCTACTTTAAAGCGTTAAAATATGAGCGGGGGTTAAGGGTTTGGAGTGGAGACGCTATTGCCGAATGGTTAGAGCTATGGGTGTATAAGTGGCGTGAACGGGTTAAGCTGGTTTTTGATAAAAGGTTTACAGCCATCTTCGATAAGCAGAGGGAGCTAGTAAGGGAGACGGAGGGTTTATGGAGGGCGTTACCATACCGTGAAGAGCTTAAGGAGCTGGTAATCCTAGCCCTCATAGAGGTTGGTGAATTCTGCTTTACCGATCTAGTAGCGGAGAACATTATTCGAAGCGAGCTCCATGCCTATAAGAAGCGGTTTAAAAGCGAAGAAGCAGTTCTACTCCACCTTTCAATTAGCCCATTAAAATTCGCTAAAAACCTTATGAGGAGGGCTAAGGATTTAAAGCATTGGCGAGGCCCACTAGTTATGTTTAAAGTTGATAGTAAGATACTTCAGGGAGCTACTGGGAGGATCGTTAATAGGATACGTGAAGCTAACCACTACGCCCTATTCGAATTTTAACGGGTATTATGTGCTTAACGAACCTTTATAAAAGCCGCATATACGTGAAGCTAGGCTTAAAGGTTGAATGAACAGCTTCCAGCATTTATAATGAGGGTGTTGAATAGGTAAGAAGGGCTGTTTGGTTGGAGGCCTACGTTCCAAGGGTTTATGGAAGGGTTGAGAGGGTTGGGTTTAAAAGGTATGTTTCGGATTTAGCCCAGGAATTGGTTTGGCTGGATACGTGAAAACTTGCCTGATGGATCCATGGAGATATTTGTACAGGGAAAGGGTTACTCTTAAAGTTCATCGGAATGGTGAAACAACAGCCACCCCCAGCCAAAGTAAAAGAGGTTAAGGAGGAGGTAACCTTAAAGCCTGAAGTTAAGGGGTTTAGAATCATCCACGGTGAGCTTAGCGAAGGGCTTCAGGAAGGGTTCGGGGCAATGCGAGCGATATTTACAGAATACTGGAAGGAGTTTAGGGACTATAGGCAGGAATTCAGGAATTATAGGGAGGAGTTTAGAGATTTTGCTAGGAGAACTAATGATAACTTTAAGTTGCTTTTCGATAAGTATGGGGAGATCTTAGAGAAGCTACTATAATACTTAAAACCTTAATTAAGGAGACTAGGGAGATGTTAAACGAGACTATGAAGGCTCTAAAGGAAGCCTTGGAAAGGTTAGTGAAGGCCTCCTTCTAGGGAGGTAATAAAAAGGGTTCCTAATCGGTATTGGAAAGCTTATACGTCGTTGACGTTAGCGGTATAAGCGTTTAAGTTCTTTCCGTATTGCTCCTGGCTGAGTTTTGGAAAACGTAGGTTTCCTCCTCGTAGCGGCGATCTAAAACTTGGCCGGGTGGATGATGGATGACCGTTTTCCTACGTAGATGGTTGTAGAAATGGGTGGCTGCCTCCTTTAAGTTTAAGCTAGATGTAAGCCACTTTAAGGGCACGTTAATGAATAGAGGCCTCGCCGGGATTATGTGTCTCGTCGTCTTATGGGGGAAGCGTTCACCCCTTAAAGCCGTGGAGATAACTTCGCTTTTTAAAG
The sequence above is a segment of the Candidatus Nezhaarchaeales archaeon genome. Coding sequences within it:
- a CDS encoding biotin/lipoate A/B protein ligase family protein — encoded protein: MDRCMRLIVHGPLRGSENMAIDEAILTLRPKLGLDTLRLYMWKPSAVSIGYAQSVEEAVNLEGVKRRGYDLVRRITGGGALLHAEGLELTYSVVIHENFPGLPRDLFSSSIAIATGLVYGLRNLGLNANVRGTHDSDRAELCYLRGGGSDVLVNGRKISGSAQRRTGKALLQHGTLLLGLDPEAWLDTIKVPPGFKANNFKLRMTTIGWELGRCRLNEVINAVVKGFSEALNVKLVEEGLNEEELKLAEALKRKYESRDWTFQAGKR
- a CDS encoding metallophosphoesterase family protein, with translation MKLLVLSDAHGNIFWVRRALNYLERLDVDAITYSGDSLDEEIVLELAKAKVPVFAVPGNMDSVVELEASERVGISVHGKVASFKGYVFTGVGAVNFNLAEKTVRDELGKRLHNPGRLILVTHFPPKGTRADVAFYRVHIGSLTVKRLIEDFKPVLCACGHVHESRAIDTLGETLIVNPGPVKHGFGALVDLDGKKAELVEID
- the radA gene encoding DNA repair and recombination protein RadA, which gives rise to MSKTERIEKLTDLPGVGPATAEKLEAAGYTTLESIAVAPAHQLAAITGLPLTTAQRIIQAALQSLDLTFKTAEEVYQARLRVFKITTNSKALDSLLSGGVETSSITEFYGEFGTGKTQICHQLCVNVQLPPERGGLSGRAIYIDSEGTFRPERIIQMAKALGLDEREALRNITYARAFNSDHQMLLVDKVKELAPKENVKLLVVDSVTGHFRAEYPGREALAARQQKLNRHLHDLARLADAFGIAVVVTNQVMARPEVFFGEATTAVGGHVLAHAPGARIWLRKSKGERRIAKLVDSPHLPEGEVVFAITENGIKDTEG
- a CDS encoding DUF998 domain-containing protein — translated: MRKVNGRIAGALIFVGVAQFILSMLIAECLYPNYSVSENYISDLGRLSAASAPIFNSSIVILGLTVVTGAYFLREVVRSKAFLGLLILCGVGVMGVGIFPEDFGVIHFIASLTAFLFGALSAIASYRFQKPLLSYFAVVLGVTSLTALILFGLGAYLGLGKGGMERMIAYPVLLWALGFSGYLMRG
- a CDS encoding tautomerase family protein, which gives rise to MPIVHVYVWKGFSNEAKKKVIEGVTKVFTTLGIPMEAVEVVIHEDPMENWGVAGQQASEKFKDVKIP
- a CDS encoding BTAD domain-containing putative transcriptional regulator; this encodes MDGFMMLSSSDKLQERNLALRLSKLLSNFIPGYNPYDYEGRVIVEVAAEDAKSYFKALKYERGLRVWSGDAIAEWLELWVYKWRERVKLVFDKRFTAIFDKQRELVRETEGLWRALPYREELKELVILALIEVGEFCFTDLVAENIIRSELHAYKKRFKSEEAVLLHLSISPLKFAKNLMRRAKDLKHWRGPLVMFKVDSKILQGATGRIVNRIREANHYALFEF